In Salvelinus alpinus chromosome 22, SLU_Salpinus.1, whole genome shotgun sequence, one genomic interval encodes:
- the LOC139549672 gene encoding uncharacterized protein yields the protein MAIRCLVVIEGNCICSVSGNESLHQPPPPNTTTTTNHPTPTTTTTQHQHHQPPPPPPPTTQHQQPPPTTQHHQPAINNNQPTTTQHQQPPPPTTTQHQQPPPTNTTTTTNHPTPTTTTNHPTPTTTTTNHNPTPTTTTNQHHHHHQPPNTNNHHQPPNTNTTNQPSTTTNQPPPNTNNHHHQPPPNTNNHHQPPPNTNNHPTPTPTTTTNTTTTTTTNHHQPPNTNNHHHHQPAINNNQPTTNHHQQPTNPLTTNQPSTTTNHHQQPTTNHHQQPTNPLTTNQPSTTTNHQPTTTNHQSPPTTNQPTPSPPTSHQPPHHQPAINNNQPPPTTNHQSPPPPTTQHQHQHQQPPPPTTTTNHPTPTTTTNNHHHQPPNNHHHQQPAINNNQPTTNHHQQPTNPLTTNQPSTPSPPTSHQPPHHQPAINNNQPPPTTNQPTNQPTNHHHHHQPAINNNQPTTNHHQQPTNHQSPPTTNQPPHHQPAINNNQPPITTNNQPTPSPPTSHQPPHHQPAINNNQPPPTTTTNHHHQPTTTNHLHHQQPTTTTNHQPQQTNHQPPPPPTTTTTNNHHQQPTTTHHHPPPQQTNHQSPPTTNHHPPPPTTHQQPPPTNNHHHHPPPTATTHHHHPPPTASHHPPTTTTTTTSHHHHPPPITTHQPPPITTHQPPPPITTHHHHQLPPTTTNYHHQ from the exons ATGGCCATACGATGCCTAGTGGTCATTGAGGGAAACTGTATCTGCAGTGTGTCAGGTAATGAGAGT CtccaccaaccaccaccacccaacaccaccaccaccaccaaccacccaacaccaacaaccaccaccacccaacaccaacaccaccaaccaccaccaccaccaccaccaaccaccCAACACCAACAACCACCACCAACCACCCAACACCACCAACCAGCAATCAacaacaaccaaccaaccaccaccCAAcaccaacaaccaccaccaccaaccacaacccaacaccaacaaccaccaccaaccaacaccaccaccaccaccaaccaccCAACACCAACAACCACCACCAACCACCCAAcaccaacaaccaccaccaccaaccacaacccaacaccaacaaccaccaccaaccaacaccaccaccaccaccaaccacccaacaccaacaaccaccaccaaccacccaacaccaacaccaccaaccaGCCATCAacaacaaccaaccaaccaccaccCAAcaccaacaaccaccaccaccaaccaccacccaacaccaacaaccaccaccaaccaccaccCAACACCAACAACCacccaacaccaacaccaacaaccaccaccaacaccaccaccaccaccaccaccaaccaccaccAACCACCCAAcaccaacaaccaccaccaccaccaaccagCCATCAacaacaaccaaccaaccaccaatCACCACCAACAACCAACCAACCCCCTCACCACCAACCAGCCATCAACAACAACCAACCACCACCAACAACCAACCACCAATCACCACCAACAACCAACCAACCCCCTCACCACCAACCAGCCATCAACAACAACCAACCACCAACCAACAACAACCAACCACCAATCACCAccaacaaccaaccaaccaacccccTCACCACCAACCAGCCATCAACCCCCTCACCACCAACCAGCCATCAACAACAACCAACCACCACCAACAACCAACCAccaatcaccaccaccaccaaccacccaacaccaacaccaacaccaacaaccaccaccaccaacaaccacCACCAACCACCCAACACCAACAACCACcaccaacaaccaccaccaccaaccacccaacaaccaccaccaccaacaaccagCCATCAacaacaaccaaccaaccaccaatCACCACCAACAACCAACCAACCCCCTCACCACCAACCAGCCATCAACCCCCTCACCACCAACCAGCCATCAACCCCCTCACCACCAACCAGCCATCAACAACAACCAACCACCAccaacaaccaaccaaccaaccaaccaaccaaccaaccaccaccaccaccaccaaccagCCATCAacaacaaccaaccaaccaccaatCACCAccaacaaccaaccaaccaccaatCACCACCAACAACCAACCAACCCCCTCACCACCAACCAGCCATCAACAACAACCAACCACCAATCACCACCAACAACCAACCAACCCCCTCACCACCAACCAGCCATCAACCCCCTCACCACCAACCAGCCATCAACAACAACCAACCACCACCAACAaccaccaccaaccaccaccaccagccaacAACAAccaaccacctccaccaccaacaaccaaccaccaccaccaaccatcaaccacaacaaaccaaccaccaaccaccaccaccaccaaccaccaccaccaccaacaaccaccaccaacaaccaaccaccacccaccaccacccaccaccacaACAAACCAACCACCAATCACCACCAACAACCaaccaccacccaccaccaccaaccacccaccaacaaccaccaccaaccaacaaccaccaccaccaccccccacCAACAgccaccacccaccaccaccaccctccaccaACAGCCAGCCACCACCcaccaacaaccaccaccaccaccaccagccaccaccaccacccaccaccaatCACCACTCACCAGCCACCACCAATCACCACTCACCAGCCACCACCACCAAtcaccacccaccaccaccaccaactaccacccaccaccaccaactACCACCACCAATAA